A section of the Campylobacter lanienae NCTC 13004 genome encodes:
- a CDS encoding ComEA family DNA-binding protein translates to MKAIILTALSASMVLAAININTANKNELMELPGIGEGKANAIIEYRAKNKFKTINEIKNVSGIGDKIYENIKVDLIVNGPTDTKNLKSKDIKKPTKNDKKEKIDNNSTKAR, encoded by the coding sequence ATGAAGGCGATTATTTTAACCGCTCTTAGTGCTAGTATGGTCTTAGCAGCTATCAATATCAACACAGCTAACAAAAATGAGTTAATGGAGCTACCTGGAATTGGTGAAGGTAAGGCAAATGCGATTATCGAATACAGAGCCAAAAACAAATTCAAAACCATAAATGAGATCAAAAATGTCTCTGGAATTGGAGATAAAATATATGAAAATATTAAAGTTGATCTAATAGTAAATGGCCCAACTGATACAAAAAATTTAAAAAGCAAAGATATTAAAAAACCAACAAAAAATGATAAAAAAGAAAAAATAGATAATAACTCTACAAAAGCTAGATAA
- a CDS encoding cation:dicarboxylate symporter family transporter produces the protein MLGVFKNLAFWVVLAIVLGIFVGYFFPQIGIDSKFGIDYFIMILKWMVGPIIFLTIIAGIVGLESLKDLGSIGLKGFIYFEVVSTVALAVGILGSLLLEPGVGMHLDANSFDPSSVEKFSGASKDVGSIWSILANAVPKTPLFAYDDLSMLSGFGFVLGVFKNALLALSIVITPFIKANTLQVLFMALISAIALSFAPKKIKDFFIKPIEKAQHWVLKILSIFMWLSPLAAYCAMAYLIGKFGIESLIGMLSLLGTMLVSCLIFIFVVLGVICYLAKVNIFKFMRFIAKEVLVVFATSSSEVALAPLMKKLESAGIHKGCVGVITPFGYSFNLDCTNIYLSSCVIFLAQAFDIELSFSHLLSILLILMVTSKGAVGVTGSGFVVLAGTLGSMHDVISVVTVTVLLGVDKFMSEMRAVGNLCGNAVACLIVGIWDKKIDRDKFNYAINHPDEFDFERLEIKKRA, from the coding sequence ATGCTTGGAGTGTTTAAAAATCTTGCATTTTGGGTTGTTTTAGCAATAGTGCTTGGTATTTTCGTAGGTTATTTTTTTCCGCAAATTGGCATTGATAGTAAATTTGGAATTGACTATTTTATCATGATTTTAAAGTGGATGGTAGGGCCCATTATCTTTCTTACTATTATTGCTGGCATTGTGGGTTTAGAGAGCTTGAAAGACCTTGGAAGTATAGGTTTAAAGGGCTTTATATACTTTGAAGTAGTTAGCACGGTGGCTTTGGCTGTTGGTATTTTAGGTTCGCTATTATTAGAGCCTGGCGTAGGAATGCATTTAGATGCTAACTCCTTTGATCCTAGTAGTGTAGAGAAATTCTCTGGGGCCTCAAAAGATGTAGGCTCGATCTGGTCGATACTAGCAAACGCAGTGCCAAAAACTCCGCTTTTTGCCTATGATGATTTAAGTATGCTTAGCGGATTTGGCTTTGTTTTAGGTGTGTTTAAAAATGCCCTTTTAGCCCTAAGTATCGTTATCACCCCATTTATCAAAGCTAATACACTTCAAGTGCTTTTCATGGCTTTGATTTCAGCAATTGCGTTAAGCTTCGCACCAAAGAAAATTAAAGATTTTTTCATAAAACCTATTGAAAAAGCCCAACACTGGGTGCTAAAAATCCTTAGTATTTTTATGTGGCTTAGCCCTTTAGCGGCGTATTGTGCGATGGCCTATCTCATCGGTAAATTTGGGATTGAGAGTCTCATTGGTATGCTAAGTCTGCTTGGGACTATGCTAGTATCGTGTTTGATATTTATCTTTGTTGTGCTTGGCGTGATTTGCTACTTAGCTAAGGTAAATATATTTAAATTTATGCGCTTTATCGCAAAAGAGGTGCTAGTTGTCTTCGCTACTAGCTCAAGCGAAGTCGCCTTAGCTCCACTTATGAAAAAGCTAGAAAGCGCTGGAATTCACAAAGGCTGCGTCGGCGTAATCACCCCTTTTGGCTACTCTTTTAACCTAGATTGTACAAATATTTATCTATCATCTTGCGTTATATTTTTGGCTCAAGCTTTTGATATAGAGCTTAGTTTTTCACATTTGCTTAGTATTTTACTGATTTTAATGGTTACTAGTAAGGGCGCTGTGGGCGTAACGGGATCTGGATTTGTAGTGTTAGCTGGGACGCTTGGTTCTATGCATGATGTCATATCTGTGGTGACTGTGACGGTGCTACTTGGGGTTGATAAATTTATGAGTGAGATGCGTGCGGTGGGAAATCTCTGTGGCAACGCAGTCGCTTGTCTAATCGTAGGAATCTGGGATAAAAAAATTGATAGAGATAAGTTTAATTATGCTATAAATCACCCTGATGAGTTTGACTTTGAGAGACTTGAGATAAAAAAAAGAGCTTAA
- a CDS encoding diheme cytochrome c, which yields MRFLLFVFVAILSLEAKGPDVRPVDNELYKKECATCHYGYQPGLLPTQSWEFIMQNLENHYGSDASIDDETNKSILSYLLANASQNAMNYKRSAKITKSLENGVLYKSITEIPYHIKKHRKIEKWMITQKEVKTLSNCTACHKKADQGIYGDDSVNIPNYGVWRD from the coding sequence ATGAGATTTTTACTATTTGTATTTGTAGCGATTTTAAGCTTAGAAGCAAAGGGGCCAGATGTAAGGCCGGTTGATAATGAGCTATATAAAAAAGAGTGTGCCACCTGTCATTACGGCTATCAGCCTGGACTTTTACCGACCCAGTCGTGGGAGTTTATAATGCAAAATTTAGAAAACCACTATGGGAGTGATGCGAGCATTGATGATGAAACAAATAAAAGCATTCTTAGCTATCTTTTGGCAAATGCTAGCCAAAATGCGATGAACTATAAAAGAAGTGCGAAAATCACAAAATCCCTAGAAAACGGCGTTTTATACAAGTCAATAACTGAAATTCCATATCATATCAAAAAGCATAGAAAGATAGAAAAATGGATGATAACGCAAAAAGAGGTCAAGACTCTATCTAACTGCACAGCCTGTCACAAAAAAGCCGATCAAGGCATCTACGGCGATGATAGCGTGAATATACCAAATTATGGGGTTTGGCGTGATTAA
- a CDS encoding cytochrome b/b6 domain-containing protein produces MIKSYIWSFAARFSHLALILSFALAYVFNEFDDLVYFHAAFGVIFGVAIVFRIVWGFVGTKYSKFSDFKFQGLISYFGSFLGKKERFIGHNPASSIAIIMILAIGFVCVVSGLVLYGLDKNSGIFAFLYDSYAKFEFTKSIHELSANTLLFVAIIHICGALIDKFIHKNDSVNSMITGYKLTQNDESIRANLAQKIFCFIWILAIIAIFLYIFNKDNFILKSHALKVDYSAQNAVFAKECGSCHMIYAPFLLPKKSWEIMMANLEDHFGDDASVDEETNKEILNFLRSNSAEQKGNKTAFNILKYAQNDQNIAITQNPYWIKKHRKIDEKIFSKSDIKSKANCAACHKGIENGIISVIEYEKIR; encoded by the coding sequence GTGATTAAAAGCTATATTTGGAGTTTTGCGGCGAGATTTTCCCATCTTGCCTTGATACTTAGCTTTGCTCTTGCTTATGTGTTTAACGAATTTGATGATTTGGTGTATTTTCACGCTGCTTTTGGTGTGATATTTGGTGTGGCGATCGTATTTAGGATAGTTTGGGGATTTGTAGGGACAAAATACTCTAAATTTAGCGATTTTAAATTCCAAGGATTAATTAGCTATTTTGGCTCATTTTTGGGTAAAAAAGAGAGATTTATCGGTCATAATCCCGCTTCAAGTATAGCAATTATCATGATATTGGCCATTGGATTTGTCTGTGTGGTATCTGGATTGGTGCTTTATGGCCTGGATAAAAATAGTGGAATTTTCGCTTTTTTATATGATAGTTATGCGAAATTTGAATTTACAAAATCCATCCACGAGTTATCAGCAAATACCCTTTTGTTTGTAGCGATTATTCATATTTGTGGGGCTTTGATAGATAAGTTTATACACAAAAATGATTCTGTAAATTCTATGATAACAGGCTATAAGCTCACCCAAAATGATGAGAGTATAAGGGCAAATTTAGCTCAAAAAATATTTTGTTTTATCTGGATTTTAGCTATTATCGCAATATTTTTATATATCTTTAATAAAGATAATTTTATCTTAAAATCTCACGCTTTAAAGGTAGATTATAGCGCACAAAATGCTGTATTTGCCAAAGAGTGCGGTAGCTGCCATATGATCTATGCACCATTTTTGTTGCCTAAAAAATCATGGGAGATTATGATGGCAAATTTAGAAGATCACTTTGGCGATGATGCTAGTGTAGATGAAGAGACAAACAAAGAGATATTAAATTTCCTAAGATCCAATTCAGCTGAACAAAAAGGCAATAAAACAGCATTTAATATACTAAAATACGCTCAAAACGACCAAAATATCGCCATCACTCAAAATCCATATTGGATAAAAAAGCATAGAAAAATAGATGAAAAAATCTTTTCAAAGAGCGATATCAAATCCAAAGCAAATTGCGCAGCTTGTCATAAGGGGATCGAAAATGGGATAATTAGTGTGATTGAGTATGAAAAGATAAGATAA
- a CDS encoding DUF1924 domain-containing protein, giving the protein MKKLALVCLCAYALNATSFNAPMSEYITELKSEALKLDPNFKDFDALRGEKIFTTKHIGKNSQELSCQSCHGNDLKKEATNIFTNKIIPPLSPSVNPSRLSDVKEVKKWLKRNFKDVYLREGTAIEKGDVLYYLIKQ; this is encoded by the coding sequence ATGAAAAAATTAGCCCTAGTCTGTCTGTGTGCTTATGCGCTCAATGCTACTTCGTTTAATGCACCTATGAGTGAGTATATAACAGAGCTAAAATCCGAGGCTCTAAAGCTAGATCCAAATTTCAAAGATTTTGATGCTTTAAGGGGTGAGAAAATCTTCACAACCAAGCATATAGGCAAAAATTCTCAAGAGCTTTCTTGCCAAAGTTGCCATGGTAACGACCTCAAAAAAGAAGCTACCAATATATTCACTAACAAAATTATCCCACCGCTCTCACCAAGTGTGAATCCATCTAGGCTAAGCGATGTTAAAGAGGTGAAAAAATGGCTAAAAAGAAATTTCAAAGATGTCTATTTAAGAGAGGGAACCGCCATAGAAAAGGGCGATGTCTTATACTATCTAATCAAACAATAA